The following nucleotide sequence is from Pungitius pungitius chromosome 6, fPunPun2.1, whole genome shotgun sequence.
CGCTGCTGAGGAGGCCCGTCTGCTCGCGGACACAGAAGCGGATGAGGCAAAGCTCCGGGACGCTGAGGCTGAAGTTCATGTCCGAGCCCCAGTGAGGACTCAGAGCTGGAAAAGGGAAATTAGAATAAAGCCGTCACATGCAAACCAGTCAAACGAATATGGGTGTCCGTCTTAGCGATGACCAACCCCCACAGAGCATTATCACTTGACTTCGTTGGTCCCCTCAGCTCTGCGGGGCTTTAAGCGTCTTTTAAGTCATAACAGGCCTTTCCTGCCACTGCAGGCGGCTGCTTTCAGTCAAACCGCTTTAAATATCAGTAATATAAAAACTAACCAAACCTTAGACAGATAAAATGATGATGACCATAGTGGAACGTTTAGCAGTTaaataccttcttttttttaacaagaggTAAAATATAGTTACTATTGGAGTCACGTTCACGTGGCCAACAGAAACCACGACTTTTAATGAATAACAATGTTGCTGCACTGCATGCAAATGTTTACCCAGAATGTTGTTTCCCATCTTCATATTAGTTCAACATGTTGAAATGCTACAggactctctgtctctgtctctctgatcctgtctccctctgtctctctctctctcatcctgtctctcactctgtccctctctctatctgtctctccccatttctctctctcatcctgtcattcttcctgtttgtgtctctctcagacatttcatttgaatgttcATGGTTTTCAGAGCCCCGTTGGTGACTCCCCAACTTTTTCTCTCGTGATTCGAAGcaaataaatgttgaaattCAGAAAgaacaaacatgaacaaacaaaaccaattaTGTCTGATTGGTCCTCAGAAATTCATGTTCTCTGTCATACTTCATTTTGAAGTTAAACTGCTCAGCTAACTCTGAGAAGATACATCGTGAAATGATCACAGGCCTCATACAGCCGGTCTCGCGGTACTTACAGTTGTTCTTGACAGTGTGGGTCGTTTTTTTGCGCGAATCAGATGGAATCCCATGAATCTCCACTCTGACAAAGGAATCCAGAGGTTTCCCACTCCTGGAGATGGGTAGGTTGGAACCACTAAtcatctgcagacacacagagatgGTCACAAAAAGGGAGTGTAATTGATATCAGGGAAGAACAGTAGATCCAAGCAAAGAGCGACAAACGGAGGGCCAGTAAGAGTGGAGGAAGGAAGCGAGGGGGAGACGGCTGTAATTACACTAGTCTGGAGAGAGGCAGGCTTATCTGCAGTCCTCTCACACCGAGCCGTCCCCTCCCCGGCTCTGATCAAAGACAAACCTGCATGTACTTATCGCGACATGCACTGCTTGGCACTGATGAAGCTCTGCAGTGTCCGGCCCAAAATGACAGCCTTGTTTCCATTTTGCTGAAGACGTGCTGCACAACGCCCTGCATTATGCCCTTTCCCGGTTACAAGGGTCCGCACGTATAAAACTACTTTGGAACTACTTTCAGGATTCTCTATTGAAAAACAAAGCCTTGCTTGTCATTGACAATTTTAAGCAAAACAGACTCACAACAGCTCAAGGGGGAAAGTTGTCTTTTTGAGCAGATGCAGGATTTACTCTgtaaagatacaaaaaaaaaaaaaaatcaaccataCTAAACTACTCCTGACTCTTATTTCAGCTGAGGTGAGCGCTGAGTCAAGATTGCAGGATTTCCTCTGAAGGGATCAAATAATACtgaatgtgaataaatgtgGGCAAGGTGTCTCCCGGGGAGCCCGAAAACGCAGCGCACCTCATTCATGTTTCATGCCCTGTGCTCGGATGGTGTCGTATGTGTTCGGGTGCGTCCTCCTTTAGAAGACAATATCCAAAGTGCTCATCTATTCTCATGAACTATTGTCTTATCAAGATTTATTTCCTTCATCTGACAACAGAAAAAACCAAGCATTATAGTGAGAAGGATGCAGCCTGCGTGATATTTGAACAGCTACAATACTGAGTTCACTTTAGGAAATAATCTGTGACTCTTTTTGAGAACCATTAACACCTTTGCAGTCGGTTGAAATGAGTCATGGCAATTCATAAGACTCCTCTGCAGTGAGTCCCACGTGATCCCAGGCACGTCCACATATTGTCATTGCAGTACAAAGCCTAAGATATCTAACATTATGTTCTGCATAAGAGCAAACTGTAATTGGACTCAGATAAGTTGGTGTGTGACAGTCGCCCTGATGGCAAGAGATGCGACTGCTGTCTGCAGCCTCATTCATCCATTTCCATGTGACTAGTACGCAGTGCATCACAAATTGCCGCTAACGTGattaaaataatagaaaataaGATGATTTATTAATTCCATCCGGGGTTTAATTGCATTAGAAATGCCCTCTCCTTTCCCTTTTTACTATCTGAGGGAGGTAATCTCATTAAACAAAGACTATCTCAGGGAGATGCGTGTGGTTGTTGGTTCACAGCATCCGGCAGGAAAGCATTTATCTGGAGGCTTAGAGTGAGATGAGCTCTTCCACACAACCTCAGTATTGTGAGGCGTAGACACATGTGTGCATACACATAAActacacacacagcactgtgaCATTAtgcccaaatcccccccccccgagtggatTATTCAGCATTGGGGCCTCCTGAGCTGTACCttgagcagcaggtgtgtggagTTGGGGCCGTGCTGGCCGCAGCTGGGGTCGAAGGTCTCCTGACTGGACATGAGCACCGCTGGCTTCAGGACGTATCCACAGCCTCCGTTGTCCTGGAAACGGCCGTCGTTAAGGTCCATGGACAAGCCCAGGGACTGGAAATTGAGAGCGACTGCAGCACACCACGGGACAATGTTTGGAACGACGGAAATGAGGACAGCATTTCTTTTACAAGAACAAAATGGAGAGTGCCTAAAgcttgttttaataaaacaggCGCCAGGTCCTGCACACACCTTATGTTTTCTAAGACACCTTGTTCATTCTGCAGGAGGGAGCCAAATTATATATTGACTTGAAATGTTCCCGTAACAATTGCATGCGTTGCATCAACTGGGCACAAAGCTCGCCAGTCCTCGGAGTGTCGTGGTGCAAAGCTCTTTGTCGGctcgtggggggtgggggggaaaaaaaccaccCTTGATTCCGGTCCTAACCAGCCCGCTCCAGTGAACCTTTCTGCATCTTATTCCATGCCCGCTGAATGTTCTGCCCATGTAACTGTAACCGATCCTTCCAGGCTTCCCCGCTTCCGACCCTCTGCTCGGCCATCGGCGCACAGAGGACGGGCCCGACTGAGCGATGAAGACGGATGAGGAGGTTGCGAGAAGTGACGCGGCCCGGACCGACCCGTCGTGAGGTTTGTGGTGTGATCGCGTGTCGCCAGCAGGAGGGAGGATGTCAAGTTCATGaacgctttttttctttttctttttgaagagtTGTTGCTTGTGATAAGGAGTCGAGCCCAGTGTTCACGCTGGGCTAcgaaatgacaacaacaacaaaagataaGGATGTGGTTTATAGAGAGAGAAACCCATAtgggggcatgggggggggtaGTGCGAATCGATTTATAAAATGTGATAAGGGCCAGGAGAGGACTTGCTCCGAGGAAACACAGATCAGCGGTCAGGCtgcagaatgaaatgaaatgttctttTCACTGCTAATCAACAGGACACTTGGCCAGGTTGTTCCCTTTGAAGTTTGACAATTTCACTTCCCCGAATTGCATTCGTCTCCATTTGGAAAGCTTGTAATGGGCCGGGATGGTTGTTCAGTGTGTGTCGAGAAGGAAACCAAGGAAAAACACTTCTGAATTGGTGTTTTGACCAAAATGGAAATGTTCTTGGCAGGAGAGTACCACAAGCATCAGGGACAGGAACCATATTTCTTTGTTATGCTATATTTTACTGATTAACCCAAATTAATAAGATACTCAATAAGTGAATGAAATAATGATGgcttaatgtatttttttttcaaaatagaatgatgtattcCCCTTATTTATTACCTACTCAGATTTGTCCAAATGACGGAATGCTTAAATAGATTCCAATGACTCCATGACTGCATGCACTAAACGTGTATGCATAGGCCCTAATCATCACATAGAAATGGGAATCTTGCTAACGTTTAAGCCAATTTCCATTCCCCGTGCCTggataattattataattctaATAACGAGCGTTGGCGCCGTCCGACTCACCGAGCTGTGAACCGACGTTCCAGAACTCCTGAGGGTTGTAATTGGTAGAAGACGTCCTCGAGCCGGCCGGGTAAATCCTGCTGAGGAACCTCTGGTTGTGCTGAACAAAATCTGCACCTGAGTGAGAGGACGCACAACACCCTCGGGTCACACGGCTCCTCTGAGcttaaggtgttttttttttcacagatcgGTTGCTTCTTGGTCTGTGTCAGCCGGGAGAAGAGCTCCTCTTGTAGCTTGTGATGTGATTTCACTTCTCTACATCATCTCCGCTGCTGCGGCACAGCAGCGCGATGACAGTTTAACTGATTATCAGTTGATTCGAACCTCTTTGGGCTCTTTTCCATTTGTCAAACAGTGAGAGGATGAAGCACATTTCGTGAGTGCTTTTGTGCTTTATTCCCTGTAAACTACTCCCCCATGTCGTATATGTCATGCTCAATATGCTTCCGCTATTAAATAAGGGTTTATGGCGCCAGATGTAATTGCATTTAGCCGTCCAAAGAGGACCTACAGAGACATGTCCTCTCAATGTGAGCGTAGATCATTTGAATATGCTGGTCTCATCAGAATTAGATTTTCTAAAATCTGCACTTACatctaaacattcttcattaccTCTGAGTCAGGCTTCCACATTTCATTTTACCTGAAGCTTTGGCTAGCTTGCGAGCTTTCTTCTCTGCCATCGATGTGTTCTCATAGAGGTTCTGGTTGTCCTTGGAATGAGTGAAGCTGATGAACTTGACAGACCTGGTGTATACGACCAGGTCAGACAAAGCCTCTGCCACCGCAACCTTCTTCTTATGCTCATTTCATTAAGGGAGGGGAGAAAGACAAGCCAAAAAGAGTGTTCACCAAAGAGCAACAAAAGGATGGTCACTGTTGTATGGTTGCAACGTACATTCAACTGTATCTGTGCAGAAAGCTTCTGCTCCTACATCTAACTGGCTTACTTTTGTCTTTGCAACTGCCTTCCTGTGAGGCCAGAACTTAGCTTTGGTCtgtcgctcctcttcctcctcatcctcgtcattatcctcctcctcctcttcctcatcctcaacATCATCTACACTCTCCTCGGCCTCTGTCCCTGATGCGCTCTCAGCCTGAGCGTGATCCTTTAGCTTTTTATTCTTGATGAGGATCTTATACATCAGGTCCTGGCATCCCCACAAATACACATAGAGGATAAATTCACACTCATGAATAAGTGTTTACCTCCATCTGCGCAACCTATAACCACCATCACACAGATGCATTACTCACACCAACTCTGAATATTCCCTCTTCCTGCATCTTCAAACGTAGGAAACATACATCAAAAACATTTGCTCTGCACAAACCGCCCCCTCTGTGATTTGTCAAGAAGACCCCATTCTATTCTTCAAAGACTCGCCCCGTGGCCACGTCCACgtccgcgcgcacacacggcGGAGTTCGATGTGGCGAAGAAGACGGAGGAAGCAGCAGGTGTGCGAAATCCGTGAATCACTCACATGCTGCTGCATTTCACCGCCTTGGCACCAAGTCTGTTAGTACTCTATAGGGCTCTTCATGCAGATGAGCAGCAATatgctaaaagtaaaaaataaattgcacaggcaaaatatgcaaaataattACAGACATTTATAAGCCATAGAAGTCCATATAGTATGAAAATTATAAGCTTCAGAGCTTCTTTTGGCACGCcggcctttatttttttaccgCTGTTGCACAAAATGATTCCGTCTGGTGAGCTGCAACAGAGGGCTTCGTGCATGTCGATGTAGTTTAGGATAAAAGAAATTACCCTTGTTTGGCGTAACaaaaaatagtaaaagctgCTGATTTAAAGCCTTTGATCTCAAGGGTCAGAGTGGAGTGGAAGGTAATGAAGAGTTTTGAGAATATGGCATATTGGCTACACTTTCACAATTGGATGGTAACTTGAAGCGTGAAGCCGCATGAATGTGACACATGAACACTGATTCAGTATTCATGTTGCTGGGGGGTGAACAGTCAAGATGAAAACCATTAGTGCTGAGGCTCTCATGCAGGCCCCCACTTCCTCAGCCATAAAGATAAAGAACGATATGGGGGAGAGAATCTCATATGCACGCTCAGGATAAAACGCATCTCACTTCTAGCAGTAAATTCCAAAGCAGTGAGAAGTCTGAGGCAGCAAGAAACTCCAGTGAGACGGCATTCATCCTCCCTCAGAGAAAAGgccttcatcttcctcatcatatagatagatagactgCACTGTGCCAGCGCCTCTCGGGTCAGGCACTCAGTCAAAAGGTTCGGACGGGCGCTTTCATTGGAGAAGTCGGGGGGGGGCCCAAACGGGGCAATCAGCTCATGTGCTTCGGcctgcttaaaaaaaacccagatgtTTCTCAATTCTCAGAATCAACCACATCCCATTCCATTTGGCCAATCTCTGAGAGATCAGACCAGTCCAGGGTCCAGTTACCCTCCGCGCCCCGGGCGGGGGAGCGAGGCGCTGTGGAGATGGACCAACGAGGCCTTCCATGGGCGACAGGCCGCGAGGATTTACACGTACATACAAACCCACGTCCCCCGTATGTGATTTACCACTCGGTCTCTTCTCCGACTCTTACATTGGGGCTGGGGAGGTCTCCAGTGGTGGCGGGATCCAAGGGGCTGCTCAGCAGCTTCTCCCCCAGGATGGAAACGAGGTACGCGGCCAtgacctcctgctgctccacggAGCAGTGATTTTCTAGCGACAGGATCACCGGGTAAGCAGACAcctgccaagaaaacatccaaaAGAATGATTCaaaaccaccacccccccccccccccccccatttccagCAATTAGCATCAACATGGAAGTGCTGGGCTCTGTGTACGCTCTGAATCCTCTCGGCAGATCACAGAGAACGGAGACAACTCGCGAGCAACGCATTAAGATCAGAGATGCTGCTAATTGGAGCAAATGCAACTAAGTCGGGACTCCTGGCGGCTGCGGAGGCTGCAGCCAACCCTTCTCAGGAACTGTGTGATGTAACACACTGGCAGCTGTTACCCCAAAGGCGTGTTGCTCCACAGTGGCGACGACGTCCTTAAATAATATCTTGGTGGTCAGGGTGTAGCCATGGTAGACTACGGGCTCCATGTCCGGCCCATCCCAGCAGTCAATCTCCAGACAGCGGCAGCCTTTCCTCAGAGCCCTGTTGGCACGGAGAGAGACCAAAAGGGCCGCGTGAGCAAGTAGTAGTGAAGCATTATACAGTTTTATGTATTTAGTAAATGCTCCTTAATGCAACTTAATTCAAAATCATTCATAGCAATCTACTAATTTAATCCCCTCCTGCGTGATTGGGTCTGATCTGCTGGTACATTTccatttgttgtgtttatttgcttGTTGGGAAATCAGCCTTTGGTACCCTTGCTGCTGTCTTATGATGCCACACATGGGAATGCGCCTCCCATGTGTTTATTCAGCAGTTAGTGTGTCATCATTCTTTCACCATAGTTCTCAGCcatatttttctctttgctcACAAGAACCTTATGAGGTTTGTCTTGCtgtagtattttttttacattacagagGTGCTATCTACAAACATACTGGATACTGTGAGCAAAGCCAGTCGGTTGCACTGTGACTTCCTCCCGAATTTAAGAGAAGGGGCGACcggattcattcatttttatccaATACATTTTTCAGTACAATTTCaattgtaatcttttttttattttattttttattatatcagGGTATTGGattaaacacatttgattatGGAGAGCAACAGCATGTGGAGAAAAATACAGTGAACGTATTGGAATAACAGTTAGCAAATCCTAAACTGAAGATGAGCCTTATTACAGCTGGGAACCAATTAGCTTAGCAAGCATTAAATATAAAGGTTTGTGCACAATTTAAGCActaaatatacagtaaaatgtGTTCAGTGGTGACTTTTTAAATAAGAGTGTATCCTTTGTATCTTGACTTTGGCCCAGCTCCATCCTTCATGTGGAAAAACAGCAGTGTCTACCTTTTCATCACACCTCTTAGAAAGTGTTTTCCCAAATATCTATTTCTTCGCCACCTCTTTGCAACCAGCCCACAGGCAGACGACATGTCACACAGTTTGTTCAAGTAGGCACTCTGAATGTGTTACCCTGACGCCAAATTCCCATGTGAGAATtgtttaaaagcaacaaaaaaaaatcaaaaggtaAATTATAAATAGTCAATTGCATCTTCAGCTTTAACCATCCGTAGTGGgttgtttattttcctttttttttctcggtgcACCTTTGGGATTAGTAGCGTTTCTTTTACTCCTGGCCCTTTGCGCTGGTCTCTATGTAATTAATCCTTTACCTAAGTAAACCAGAGAGGCTCTCAGCACATTCACAGGGAACATAAAAACATCCCTTCTGCTGCCATCAGCCCCTTTTGTAATCACTTTCATGGTCCTATAAAGGCACCGCGGCAGATTCGCCGCGGCTCAGCAGACGAGTTGGCCAATGACAGGAGAGAATCCTGACAACACACATGtaggcatcggggggggggactttaaaAGGAAGGTCAATGTGTACTGAGTGGTGAACAATTTAAGTGATATTTCAACAGGCCTTATCTGGGGTTTGTTGACCCCACGTTAAATAGCAGGGGAATTAGAGGTAAAGATTCAGCAGGTCAGTTGATGTCGGTTTCATTTGCGAGTGTAATTGCGCCTACGTCTGTGCAAGTCCCGGACAGTGAGGACTTTGGATGGTTGGTTTCAATTGGAAGTGGGTCGGGGTTCTGAAACTCTGCATTGCAAAGAAGGCCATGACCTTAACTGTTTCCGTTGTGCCTCCCTACCCAACATATGCATCCAGGTGGCTCTTTCCGACAATCTGATCTCCAGTTAGGTAGGTGTTGTGTGAAGAGGAGATGAAGTAGCTGCTGAGAGGCTTTTCCATGTGTTGGTACACAGACGCGTGGGCCTGGTTGAACACGCAGCAGTCTTTGGACTCCATGTACCTGAAGAATCCTTCAAATGTCATGGACCTACTTTCTCTGGctgcaagaggaggaaggagaagagtaACGCTGGCACCGTTGGCTACTCTACCAAGGGCGAAACAAAAACGTTTACAGAGAGGAATACACCATTTAATTGGCCATTAACAAAGTCACCATGTTGTCCATCTGTCAATTAGACCCCGGGCCTTACAGCAAAACAGCCTGGGACCAGAGGAGCTGAAGCCTTGACTTCAATTAGCATCATTACGTGATTATTCCTTACAGGAGTTTACAGTAAGCAGCCCTGTCTGCACGAACCTGTCTCTTCAATCTcatatctgtcaatcaaactctcTGCAGTCTCTTCATTTGCTGTGGTCTCCATCTGTTCTCTGTGCAGGAAGCTGAGGAGGGCGCGGGCAGGCAAAAGGGGCTGCCCTGAGGCGTAGGACTGGTGCAGGTGCTGGATATCAGCTCTCCTAGACGTAGGGGCCTTGGCTTTCCTCATTCTGCCCTGCATACAATCAGTATAGTCTCTTAAACCACTGTCGCCCTTCCTGGGAAATTAGCCTGGAAAGGCTGAATATCCATCTTGATAGTGGCAGGAGGAAAAAAGCGTTGAACTTAGGTCCTCTCAAAGCATAGTGCTTCAGACTATATCTTACGTTGACATATTGTAGATATTTCAAACCCGTCTAAAGGCACAGCACGTCAAATGCGCTCTAAAAATATACAGAAGAGAGTGGATCAAATGTCAGCTCGGAGATGTTTCCCAGCTTTTACCTGAGCTCACTGTGGAAACACCACTTTTTCCAACTCAGcatgagagaaaatgaaagggaAGTCAGGGTCTTTCACTGTGCACAAAGGTTCTCCCATCCGCTCCCAcagcctcctcgtctcctctgtgCATCTCTTACTTCTATCAAATACTAAGGCATCGTCTGTGTGACTTTCTCCTCTTATCCCCTCCCGTCTCCTTGTCATGGCTCTCAGTCGGTGAGACCAAAGTGTCTGTGACTTTCAccagccttgtgtgtgtgtgtgtgtgtgttattgtgtgtctcCCTCCATACCTTTCATCTCTCATACATATGCCAAAGCCAGCGTTGTCCCCCTGCAGTGGGCCGCCCTCCCGCTGCATCTGTCGCCTCAGCGTGAGCAGCATAAAGCAACCAGCCCTGCTATCACATTCGTTAACCTTTTATGCCGTTGCAGTAACTGTTTCTAGACCGGGGAATGCCTTTTAAAGTGCTGTTTTCTGTTTATTGAGGGGCTACGTCACCAATCAGAAATAAACTTATGGATGAACATTTACCAGAATTCAACCATTGTCCACGAGGAGGGAATTAGCTAACGCTAGTTTCAGCTCTTGTGAGACTTAAGTCTAAGTGTTTCCTGGAATCTCATTAGGAAATCATGTAAACAACAGCCTACCTCAGATGTGATGGTGATGGTCTCTGGGTGCCTTTAGTATCGCTGTGTAGGAAGCTTTGTATCAGctttgtattaaaaacacattcagtgGGTTTCTAGGGAGGTAAGCAAAGTTGTTGTTATAGCAACGAAACATTCTGGCTCTAAGGACGCCGATGGTTCTAAACCCAAACGTACTGTCTGTCTCCTGTAATTATTTGCGATATGAGTGGTGGACTCTGTTCAGACTGAATAGGGTATGAGAAGAGAGAACCTTTGCTTTCATGTACATGCCGGTTGAAAACTCTGTCTTGGCGGTGAGTGAAGTGTATAGTTCCTCAaaagaaacatacaaacaaataaactctTGTTTGCCTTGTGTTTACATTTCGGGTTCATGAATAAAACCGAACTCTGTCATTTTGATTGTAGTGCACGTTAGCAAATGTAAGCGAGCTAAATGAAGATGGTGACCATGGTAAACATTAAACCCCAGTAACGTCAGCATGTcactgtgagcatgttagccTGCTGCATCAAAGCACCAAATGGTAGACCTGCTTCTTTGTTGATTCTGTGCTTCATTTATAATATAATGTGGGTGTCAGGTGTGGCCTTTTTCACATAAAAGTGCCAAAACTTCAAATACAATTTGTGGTTCccaaaattaaatttaaatgagAGCAGAAAACCCTCAAATTGTTTTAGCGAATATTCTGGCGTTTCTCCTGTAAAAGGTGAATTCCTGTACTCAGTGTTTATGATTCTGATAAATCTGAGATCTTTGTACAGCTTCCTCAAGATTGCTGGACAGGAGGAAGATATTCACCAGAAATGTGGGGCACCATTGACCAATCAGCAGTCATCTTTCAATAAGATAAAGCTTGATTCacataaaaccaaacaaaaactaGTTAGTTCATTTCCAGCCTGGTAGAACCTTGTGGTCAGCTCTGACCTGTGGTTTGAACAAATAACCCAGAGATTGATTTCAATGGAAGTAAGTTCCCAAAATAAGGCCTCACGAAAAACTCATCCATGCAACAGTCCGTGAAGCTCAGGGAGCATGTTCACTGATTCCGTGTTGGTTGTTTTAGCCAGTTTGACAGGAACTTCCTCCCCGGTCGTCTGTGTAAATCTGAATGTTATTGGTGTGTTGTGAATCACTGGTGCACAACAATAGTCAATACCCAGCAGAGTCATTCCTGCCCGCACCGGGCCTGTCAGAACCATCGGGCGCACGGGTTTGATGTGATAATTCCCAGGCGGCGAACACGaggcccccccgtcccccgtctcTGCctcactgcgccccccccccccccctgcacgcTCGGTTAGCTGGACTCATCTGGAAGCAGAGCATGTGGCCCTCCGTGCGGCTGTGTGCATGCTGGAGGGTCGATGGTCGATGAAAAGATCGgcggtgcgtgcgtgcgtgtgtcagtgtgcacatcacacacacacgtgtggctCAGGCGCACCAGCACGCTGCCGCACTGCTGTTCGTCAAGGGGGGGAAGCCAGATCAATTCGCTTCGCATCACAATGTGGTGCTCGGGCGCTGTGGTTTGGCTTAAGCTTCA
It contains:
- the LOC119196180 gene encoding 1-phosphatidylinositol 4,5-bisphosphate phosphodiesterase zeta-1-like, giving the protein MRKAKAPTSRRADIQHLHQSYASGQPLLPARALLSFLHREQMETTANEETAESLIDRYEIEETARESRSMTFEGFFRYMESKDCCVFNQAHASVYQHMEKPLSSYFISSSHNTYLTGDQIVGKSHLDAYVGALRKGCRCLEIDCWDGPDMEPVVYHGYTLTTKILFKDVVATVEQHAFGVSAYPVILSLENHCSVEQQEVMAAYLVSILGEKLLSSPLDPATTGDLPSPNDLMYKILIKNKKLKDHAQAESASGTEAEESVDDVEDEEEEEEDNDEDEEEEERQTKAKFWPHRKAVAKTKHKKKVAVAEALSDLVVYTRSVKFISFTHSKDNQNLYENTSMAEKKARKLAKASGADFVQHNQRFLSRIYPAGSRTSSTNYNPQEFWNVGSQLVALNFQSLGLSMDLNDGRFQDNGGCGYVLKPAVLMSSQETFDPSCGQHGPNSTHLLLKMISGSNLPISRSGKPLDSFVRVEIHGIPSDSRKKTTHTVKNNSLSPHWGSDMNFSLSVPELCLIRFCVREQTGLLSSDFVGQYTLPFTSLKKGYRWVPLRSRDGCSLDPASLFVFVWYP